The following is a genomic window from Sporosarcina jeotgali.
TGAATACTCTATCGGGGTAGTTTTCATCAAGATAATCACTTACGATTCCATACGCCTCAGAATGCTTATTCGTTTTCAACGCAGGAAAATAAAGAACGTATCCAATAAATCCTAAGACTAGAATGATCGTAAACGCAATTGCTACTCTCCTTTTCTTCCTAAAAATAAACCAAAGAATTGTTATCGCAATGACTATTGCAACGCCAACCACAAAAAAGTAGATCAGTTCACTTGGACTCATATGAGTTCTCCTAACACGAAAGAAATTCTTATAATAGTCTTCTGAAAATCCGGCCAGTTTGCGAGATAGATGGGATTTTGTATAAAACAAACGATCCCCATTCCAGAACAACTTACAATGACTTTTCCATTTTTATATTTGTTTCAACATATCCTAGTTTTTCATATAAACCTCTTGCCGCTTTGTTATGACCAAAGACGTGAAGCCCTATTTCTTTCAGTCCAAGCTCTCTGGCTTTAAGTTCAATTTGTTTCATTGCTTGTTTTCCATAACCTTTTCCTTGATCGGATTTCCAAATGTTATTTACATAATAATCGTGTATCAAAATACCATTAGGAAGTTCGCAACAATCTTTTCTAATATTACCGAACTTTTCTAATATTACCGAAGGAACTTTTATGAAGATACTCAGTTTGGATTGTCTCCTTTTGGATTCTTCTTCTTTTTGTCCCCAAAGTATGTCCAAAGATGATATGCGGACCAAAATAAAACCCCACTTACAAATATTATTATTGGTCCAACAAATGGCTTTCGCTGAATATACTCCGGAGTGAAAAATGCTAACAATAATAAAATAGTTATGGCTGGTATTAAAAGAATCCAATAACGTTTGTCTTTAAATGTGCTAAAACTACACATAAAATCCCCCTCTCATAACCCAT
Proteins encoded in this region:
- a CDS encoding GNAT family N-acetyltransferase, which produces MDSFNTSHNYFIIVSIFHSGVYSAKAICWTNNNICKWGFILVRISSLDILWGQKEEESKRRQSKLSIFIKVPSVILEKFGNIRKDCCELPNGILIHDYYVNNIWKSDQGKGYGKQAMKQIELKARELGLKEIGLHVFGHNKAARGLYEKLGYVETNIKMEKSL